Within Kutzneria chonburiensis, the genomic segment CGCCGCCCTGGTGTCGGTGGTGATCACCAGCCTGGCCGGCGGCTACGTGGCCTGTGCGGTGCTGGTCGTGCTTGGCGCGCTGGCCTTCGTCCGGTTCACGCCGGACGCCGTGCTGCCGCGCCGGTTCCGTCCGGACGGCGGCCTGCGGCAGCTGGTCGGCGCGCTGTGGATCTCCCCGGTCAAGCACCCCGACTTCGGCTGGGGCTGGGGCACCCACTTCATGGTCAACCTGGGCAACGCGCTCGGCACGCTCTACCTGCTGTACTTCCTGGCCGACGCGGTGCACTACCAGGGCGATCCGGTGGACGGGCTGCTGATCCTGATGGTGCTGTACGGCATCGCGCTGACCATCGGCGCGCTGGTCGCGGGCCGGATGTCCGACAAGTCCGGCCGGCGCAAGCCGTACGTCGTGGCCGCGGCCGTGGTGATGGCTGCCTCGGCGATCATCCTGGCCGTCTCGCCGACCTGGACCGCGTCGCTGATCGCCGCCCCGCTGCTGGGCGTGGGTTTCGGCGTCTACTGGGCGGTCGCTCTGGCCGTGCTGACCCAGGTGCTGCCGGCCGCCTCGAACCGGGCCAAGGACCTCGGCGTGATCAACGTCGCGAACTCGTTGCCGCAGGTCATCGCGCCCGTGGTGGCCGGGCTGGCCCTCCAGCTGGCCGGCGGCTACGCCGCGCTCTTCGTGCTCTCCGCGATCGCGACGACGGCCGGCGGATTCATGGTCACGAGGATCAGGGCCGTTCGCTGAACGACCGCTCGGCCCCGCCCCTGCTTCGCACGGTTGCTGGATTTTCGCCCGCCGCCACCCGACGGGCCACGCACTCAAGCCGATGCGGCGGGGGAAAATTC encodes:
- a CDS encoding MFS transporter, encoding MAQAAEVNGPGPFDDEPSALTEPAVRVRGGWTTLLFLANLGLWLGIYAPIQVLLPEQAQLLASTDKETVFSVVTGIGAVVALIANPVIGAFSDRTCSRWGRRHPWTLAGSALGALGLVVLAVAPNVVIMVIGWSLVQAGLNGMLASLTSALPDRVPVEQRAEVGGFIGISQMLGTVAGAALVSVVITSLAGGYVACAVLVVLGALAFVRFTPDAVLPRRFRPDGGLRQLVGALWISPVKHPDFGWGWGTHFMVNLGNALGTLYLLYFLADAVHYQGDPVDGLLILMVLYGIALTIGALVAGRMSDKSGRRKPYVVAAAVVMAASAIILAVSPTWTASLIAAPLLGVGFGVYWAVALAVLTQVLPAASNRAKDLGVINVANSLPQVIAPVVAGLALQLAGGYAALFVLSAIATTAGGFMVTRIRAVR